The Sinomicrobium kalidii region GGTCCAAGGCCATGAAACACAAATACGGCGCCAATGAACGTGCCCAGATGTTAAAGTACCACATCCAGACCTCGGGCCGTTCCCTGCATGCCCAGGAAATCGATTTTAACGATATACGTACTACATTACAGGCCTTATATGCCATTTACGATAACTGTAATTCCTTGCATACCAATGCCTACGATGAAGCGATAACCACGCCTACTGAAGAGAGCGTACGCCGTGCAATGGCCATACAACTTATCATCAACAAGGAACTCGGACTGGCAAAAAACGAAAATCCCATCCAGGGTTCCTTTATTATTGAGGAACTGACCGATCTTGTGGAAGAGGCCGTATTGGCGGAATTTGACCGTATAACCGAACGCGGAGGTGTTCTCGGTGCCATGGAAACCATGTACCAGAGAAGTAAAATACAGGAAGAAAGCCTTTATTACGAACATCTGAAACATACGGGCGAATTTCCTATTATCGGGGTAAATACCTTCCTTAGCTCCAAGGGATCGCCCACAGTGATCCCCGGTGAAGTGATCCGTGCTACGGAGGAAGAAAAACAGCATCAGATACAAACCGTGGAAAACCTGAAAAAGGCCAATGAAGAAAGCGCGCAGCAGGAACTGGAAAATGTACAGCGTGAAGCCGTAGAAAACAGGAATATCTTTGCACAGCTAATGGAAGCCACGAAAGTATGTTCACTCGGACAGATTACCGAAGCCCTGTTTGAAGTAGGCGGGCAATACAGAAGGAATATGTAGAGAATTGATGTTGGACCATAAGACTTGGGGCATACAAACTTTATTTAGGCATGTCATAAGTCTTGCGTCATATAGTCCTGAGTCAAATCAACCATAATTATTTTCAGATGAGATCATTATTTACAGAATTGTTTGCCTATAACGACGATTGCAATAAAAGACTAATGGATACTTTTCGCGCTGCCGGGGATAAAGTACCCGAAAAGAGCCGAAAACTTTTTGACCATATATTGACCGCCCATCATATCTGGAATGCCAGGTTAAGTGGCCAGGTTCCGCGATACGGGGTTTGGGAGCGGCTTTCTGCCGATGTTTTGGAAAAAGTACATGAGGAAAATCAAATACTTACCGGGAAAATATTAGAGGGGAAAGACCTTTCGGAAAAAATTAATTATAAAAACAGTAAAGGAGTTCTTTACCACCGCAATATTGGAGATATCCTGTTTCACATGGTGAATCATGCTACATATCACCGGGGACAGATAGCGACAAACTTTCGCGAATCCGGCCTGGAGCCATTGGTTACCGATTATATTTATTACAAAAAGTGAAGTGAGAAACAACAAAAACCGAAAAAGGCCTTCTCGATGAGATGGCCTTTTTTTGTACATTTGTTCAGGTATCGAATACTGGCATTTTTATATTAATTATTGTGACCATGAATTCCGATAGTGCCTGAAATTATTAACCGAAAACACAACCCGGAAAAAATGAAAGACCCCTGGCTTGAGAAATGGGACGACAGGTACAGCAAGGATGAGTATGCCTTTGGCATCCGGCCTAACGACTATCTGAAAGAACAATTAGAGCAATTAGCTGTCGGGAACATCCTTTTTCCGGCGGAAGGGGAAGGACGCAATGCCGTCTTTGCCGCTAAACTTGGCTGGACCGTTTCCGCATTTGATATCAGTGCTGAAGGAAAAAACAAGGCCCTTCAACTTGCCGGGGCCAATGATGTACAAATTGATTACCGGGTAGGCGAGTTGCCGGCATTGAACTATATCCCGGAACAATTTGATGCCGTTGCATTGATTTATGCCCACTTCCCGGCAGACATAAAATCAAAATACCACAAGTTGCTTGACCAATATCTTCGCAGGGGCGGAACCGTTATTTTCGAAGCCTTTGGTAAAAAGCACCTCGATTACAGGCTTAAAAACCCGAAAATCGGCGGACCCAAAGACTTAGCTTCTTTATTTTCAACCGACGAAATAAAGTCGGATTTTTCAAATTATGAAATTATAGCACTGGAGGAAAAGGAAATTGAATTGAGCGAGGGCTTATATCACAACGGAAAAGGGTCGGTTGTACGATTTGTCGGACGGAAAAAATAAAATTCCTCGCATAAAGTGGTTCGGTCAATACGAAATCTGATAATGACAAGTCATTTTAAAAACGGGTTGAATATTAACGAATTTGTAGAAAAAGACCCGGAAATTTCCTTTTTCATTTTTCCCGGATTCAAGAATCTTTTTTGTTGTATATCCATTGTACAGCACAGCTTAAACTCATTCACACAAAATTTTGGATAGTGTCTTTTTATGTTCTACTTTTGGAAGCTAAATGCAACTCGTAGGCAACAAACATAGCATCAGTTTTTTCTTTATCATTGCTTTCTTCCTTTTGAAAGTAGTGAACCTGCATGTTTTTGAGCATATTTCCGATCAGGATGACGATTTCGGGAACTGTGATATCTGTGCATTGTACACGGTTAATCATCACCATAACCCCATAACGTTTACTCCTGAGATCTCCGAATTTACCCCGCCTGTTTTTCCAACAGCCGAACACCTGCCTGCAGTTTATGCGGTTTTGGTGCCGAAAATCCAAACACGGGGATATTATTTTAATAAACCACCACCTTACCTTTCCTGAGCAATAATAGCATTTGCGCTGTGAAGAGAGCCTGAAAAAGTCCTTTTCAGGTGAATTCCCTGTTTACATCATTTTTAATACGAGCCATACGAGTGACGGCCTCCCGTTATCGCACCGTAACATTTTCGCAAACGGAAGAACTGCATACTTAACGCTGGTCGCATCATGGCAAAAGGGCAGTTGATCGGCGGAGGGGAATTCCGTTTTCAGGTGTCGTTTATAAACCACTGAAATTCAGATATATGATAATTACAAAAGACCTTACAAAAAAATACAACGGCTTTACAGCCTTAAACAAGTTGACCCTGAATATAAACGAAGGTGAGATATTCTGCCTGCTCGGGGCCAATGGAGCGGGAAAGACCACAACCATTAATATTCTCCTGGGATTTATCGCACCTTCTTCCGGAGAGGCCAGCATCAACGGTTTGTCAGTAACAGGAAATGCCCCGGAAACCAAAAAACACGTGGCCTATATCCCCGAAACGGTTACGTTGTACCCCAACCTTACCGGGGTGGAAAATCTGAAATTCTTCTCGTCCCTTGCCGGGTATAAACTTCATCGGGAGGAACTGTCACAATTACTGCTAAAGGCGGGATTACAGGAAAGCGCCCATCAAAAGCCTTTGCGAAGCTACTCCAAGGGGATGCGCCAAAAGGTGGGAATTGCCATTGCATTGGCCAAAAATGCCAAAGTGCTGCTGCTGGACGAACCCATATCCGGCCTGGACCCGAAGGCAGCCAATGAATTTTCGGAGATCCTGAAAGAACTTTCAGCCGGCGGAACCACCATTTTAATGGCCACACACGACATTTTCCGGGCCAGGGAAGTCGCCCATCGTATCGGTATCATGAACGAAGGAAACCTCGTCAGTGAACTGGAAGCCGGTGAAATTTCGGCAAACGAACTGGAGCAACTGTATTTGAAGACCGTATAAAGAGCAGATTCGATTTAATGATTTGATTTATAGGATATTGATTCCGACTTTGTCGGAAGGTTGATGAAGATTGAATTAAAAGTCATTATAAATCAATCTCATTCAATCTTTCTCAATCTCTTAAAAACAACAGTACCAAAACACAATAACTTATGACACGTATATTCACCCTGGCATTCCTTCTTTTCTTCGGTTATCTCCAGGCGCAAACCATTACCGGAAAGGTCACCGATACGGAGACCGGTATTCCCGTTTTCGGGGCTTCCGTAACCCTTGTGGATATGAACCGCGGAACCGTTACCGACGAAGACGGCAATTTTTCACTGGAAGGAGAGGGGACCATCCTGGTTTCGTATGTCGGGTATAAAAGCTACCGGGCCAAAGCGGGCAACAATTTTATGAACATCCGTTTGATTCCCGAGATCACTGAATTACAGACCGTTGAGGTTGTAGGCCGGACATTAAGAAGTTATGACAGCAAATATTCTTTTTCCGCTACCAAAACTGCCATGGAAAACAAGGATATCCCGCAGGCCATAAGTACGGTCACCAAAGAACTGATCGCCGACAGGCAGGCTTTCCAACTGGCAGATGCCGTTAAAGCAGTCAGTGGTGTTACGCCTTCCAGCTATTACAACCAGTATAACATACGGGGGATAAGTCAGAATGAAGAAGGGCAGATCATCAATGGGATGCGCACACGGCAGTTTTATTTTTTACAACCCTTAACCACCAATATAGAACGTGTGGAAGTGATAAAGGGCCCTGCAAGTGCCACTTTTGCCAGTGTAGATCCGGGGGGAAGTATCAATATGGTTACCAAAAAGCCGCTGCCCGTAGAACGGCAAGAGGTGAGCATCGGGGTAGGCAGTTTCAGTACTTTTATAGGGACACTGGATTTTACCGGCCCTTTGAACGAATCGAAAACGTTGTTATACCGTGTTAACGGGGCTTACCGGGAGGCACGCTCTTACAGGGATCTGGTCAACAATAAAACCATTCTGGTGTCTCCTTCCTTCAGCTATATCCCCAATGATAAAACCGCTATTAATGCCGAACTGATCTACAATGACATGAACGGGATGCTGGACCGGGGACAGCCCATTTTCGGGGCTGAAGCCGGGGTTACCGATCTTAAAAGCACTCCGATCAGCATGAATCTGAGTGCCCCGAACGACTTTTTCCGGTCGAAAGAACTTATTATCATGGGAAATATCACCCATAAATTCAACTCCAATATCAGTTTCAACACCTCCTACATGAAGCAATCGTGGACGGAAGATTTACAGGAACACCGCACTACGGGGGCATTCGCCGTGGATATGAACAATGCACCCGTGACCTCCCTGGCCGCCATGCAGTTTGTACAACGCGAACAATACTGGAATATAGACAACGTGAGCAGCTATTTCAATTTTGATTTTAAGACCGGGGACTTCGGGCACAAATTCCTGGTGGGCTATGACCTGCATTACTGGGAAAAAACAAAGGGCGGCGGACAAAATGCAGCCCGGGGATTCCTCTTGAAGGATGGTTCTGCCGTACGAACTTTTGATGTATCCCGTGCAGACGACTATCAAACCGTAGAAATTGACGGGACTACCTTACCCAGGCCGAATGTGGACCATGTTGATCTGAACAACCCCGCCCACGAGATCAGAAATACCCGGGATTATACGATGAACTCACGTATAGCCATACCCTCGGCGCTTACCACGAATAATGCCGTATACATACAGGAACAATTAAAGTTTAAACGATGGACCCTGCTTCTCAGCCTCAGGCAGGAGTGGTTCAAAGACATTACCAATTACGAAACCCCGAACAAAACCTCTTTTGAGAACCAGAGGCTTATACCGAGGATAGGACTTACCTATGCCCTGAATGACAATATTAACATTTACGGTACTTACCTGGAAGGATTTCAGCCCCAGTCGAATACAACAACACTTTTACCGAGTACGGCCAACTTTTTATGGTCGGATGTTTCTGCCGCCCTGTTCGACCCTTTGATCAGTAACCTGAAGGAGGCAGGGGCAAAGATCGACCTGTTCCACAAGCACATGAGCCTGAATCTGTCTGTGTATGAGATCAATCAGAAAAACATACTGATGAGTGCCAACAACCCTTCCCAACCCGATTTGCTGATACAGCGGGGAGCCGACAGGAGCCGTGGTTTTGAGATGGATGTCACGGGCTATATCAATCCGGACTGGCAGGTTATTGCTTCTTATAGCTATATAGATGCCAAAATCGTAAATGATGCCAATGAAGACCTGGTTGGTCAAAGAAAGGAAAACACCCCGAAAAACAGTGCCAATCTGTGGACCAAGTATAATTTCAGGAACTCATCAGCGCTGAAAGACCTGGGGATCGGATTTGGCGTACAGCACCAGAGCAGCAAGATCCCCTGGTTCACACGCGATTTTAAAGTGCCGGCGTTTACCGTCTTTGATGCCGCCGTGTATTATGCGCCGAACAATAGCAATATCCGGCTGGCCCTGAATATGGGTAACCTGTTTAATACCACGTATTGGCTGGGGGCACAGAATTACCTGCGTTTGTTTCCCGGAGCACCGAGGAACGGTTCACTCACACTGAATTACAGATTTTAAGGACACTTTCTAAAACTTTAACCATGATGAAGAACGCAGAAGTACGTATCGCAAAGCTGTTCTGGAAAATAACCTTTAAGAACAAGGCAGTTTTTATCCTGACCTTTATCATCGGGATCTTACTGGCCTATGCCGTTTTTACCGGATGGGAAAATTTCAAGACCCAGGATGAGATCAGGGCTGAATACCAGGAACAGGCCAGGCAGGACTGGCTCGACAATCCCGATAAACATCCCCACAGAATGGCACATTACGGGCATTTTGCCTTTCGCCCCAAAACCCCGCTAAGTGTTTTTGATTTCGGTATGGAAAGCTTTCTAGGGAGTTCCATTTTCCTGGAAGCCCATGTCCAGAACCCTACCAACTTTTCCGAAGCGGAGTTTTCCACGGGAATGTTGCGGTTCGGGGAGATAAGCATTGCCATGATCCTGCAAACCCTGTTGCCTCTGCTGATCTTCTTTTTAGGATTCAGAAGTATAGCTGCCGAAAGGGAGAACGGCACGCTAAAGATACTCATGAGCCAGGGGTTGAGCCGGAAGCAGTTATTAGCGGGCAAAAGCCTGGGAATGACCCTTGTAATGTCCACCCTTTATTTTCCGGTGATCCTCACTACGGTACTTCTCTGGACACTGCTCCAGGAAATGAATATCAGTATGGACGAAACATACAGGCTTTTACTCATTGTAGTGATGTATTTTATTTACCTGTGCATTTTTTGTGTTATAGCGGTCATCATTTCCGCACTGAGCAAAACGTCAAAAACAGCGCTTACCTCGTCTATAGGTGTATGGTTGTTGCTTACCATTTTGCTGCCGAGAGCAGGGCAATCCCTGGGGTCTTATTTATACCGCCCCCCGTCCAAAGCCGGGTTTCAGGCACAGATAGAAAATGACATTTTAAAAACCGGGGACAGTCACAATCCGGATGATCCGCATTATCAGGCCCTCAAAGATTCTGTCCTTGCTGTTTACAACGTGGATTCTGTTACGCAGTTACCCTTTAATTACAGCGGACTTGTGATGAAAGAGGGAGAAAAGATCACCGCGGGAATTCACAATGACCACCTTAAAAGATTACGGGGAATATATGCCCGGCAAAACAGTTTTTCGCGTTACCTGGCCTTTCTCGATCCCTATATGGGTATAAAGAACCTGTCCATGGCCCTGTCCGGCACAGATTACAATTCCTTTACTGATTTCCAGGACCAGGCGGAGGAATACAGGTACCACCTGGCCCAAAGCCTGAATGACCTGCAGATAAAGCACATAAGTAATACGGCCAAGAGTTCGGCAGATCCTGCCAGCAGGCTTGATAAAAGACATTGGGCAGAAATAGAGGATTTTGAATACCGGCCACTCGGGATAGGGGGTGCCTTCCGGAGCGAACTTATTTCGTTTTTGTCACTCCTGTTCTGGGTATTGCTGCTTGCACTGATCCTTAACCGACTCTCTAAAACCTTAAAAGTACTGTAGTGAAAAATGGATACAGGACGATAAGACTTAAGATGTGCGACACAGGAACCAATACACTACTACATCTTACGTCCTGAGGTCTTAAGTCCGAATCATCAAAAAATTAAAGTAAATGAAACTGCTATTTATAAATTTTACCCGCTCCAACAATGTCAAGATAGGGCTGTCTTTTATCATTCTGGCCGGTGTCATAAGCCTTTTGGTAGGGAAACAGCATATCGAAAAAATAAACCGGAGTGTTGACGAAACGGCCCGGTACCAGCAGGAGCATATAGAACGCCATGCCGAATACAACAAGGACGACCTGGGGCTGATGCTGTACTATATCAAATTTTCACTGGTAAACAGTACCCCGGCGTTAAATGCCCTCTCCATCGGACAGCGCGATGTTAATCCTTCGGTAAAAAGTGTAACCATACGTACTCTTGAAGCCCAGAAATACGATGCAGACCTTAACAATCCGTACAACCTGCTTATCGGGAATATCGATTTCAGTTTTGTGCTTATCTTTCTGTTTCCGCTGCTTATCATTTCCTTTACCTATAACCTGGTATCCGAAGAGAAAGAAAGCGGTATCTGGAAGATCATTGCCGTACAGAGTAAAAATCCCCTGGGGTTTGTGCTGAAGGCCTTTGGTGTAAGGCTCCTGGTAACCATCGGGGGCTTACTGCTTTTGTATGCCATAGCAGTTCCGGTATTAGGTATTGCACCCGATGCGGATTTAGGGAAATTCTTCCTGGCCTCCGTCTTATATATTCTGGTGTGGTTTGCCATATGTTTTTTTGTGGTGTCGCTGCAAAAAAGTTCCAGTTTTAATGCGATTATCCTGCTCACCATATGGATATTGCTTGTATTTGTCCTGCCGGCGGCTATCAATAATGATCTGCAGAACAGGTATCCGCTTCCCGAAGCACTTGAAACCACGGTGAAACAACGAAAGGGCTATCACGAAAAATGGGATATGGATAAGGAACTGACCATGGACAAATTCTATGCGCATTATCCTCAATTCAAAAAATATGCCCTGCCCGAAGGTGATTTCAGCTGGCTCTGGTATTATGCCATGCAGCAGATGGGAGATGACGAAGTCTCGGAACAATCAGCAGCATTAAGGAAAAAACTCGGACAAAGGAACACAGCCGCTTCCCGGATCGCACAATTTATCCCGACACTCCATTTGCAGCTTTCACTCAACGATATTGCCAAATCCGGATTGGACAATCAATTACGCTTTCTGGACGAAACGGGGCGGTTTCACGAAAGGCTGAAGCTGCACTTTTATCCGAAAATATTCGGCGGAGCCCCGGTAACTTCTGAAAACTGGGACGATTTTAAGGTAGAAGTTTTTTCTGATGAAACCACGTTGAGCAGAACAAGGTTATACACACCACTACTCATTTTTATCGTGGTTTTCAATATTCTCGGCTGGTTTATTTTCAAAAAGCGGTTGCACCGTCTTTGACGAATTGATGTAAGACGATAAGACTTAAGACATACGACACACAGGAACCGAATCAGTCCTAAGTCCCAAATTAATGACTTATGAAATTTAGCTTTTATCTGTTATTGAACCTGTTGTTGTTATCCCATACAGCAACAGCCCAGCAAAAAAAGGTGACCGGGATGGTTTCGGATGCACAGGGCCGGCCATTGCCCGGGGCGACCGTTATAGTGAAGGAAAGTACAAACGGTACACAAACGGACTTTGACGGCAATTATGCCATCGATGTTACCGATGGGGCCGTATTGGTATTCTCCTATATCGGTATGTCCACCGTAGAAATCGAAGTAAAAGAATCATCCCGTATAGACGTTGTATTGAGAGAAGATACACAGAAACTGGACGAAGTGGTTGTAACCTTTAAAGAGCCCCTTGTTGAGGCAGGTAAAGGGAAGGTTACCTTCAACGTTGCTTCTTCCGCTACGTCGAGCGGAGTGTCTTCCTTCGACCTGCTGAAAAAAATTCCGGGAGTGAGTATCGGGCAGAGCGACGAGATCGTTTTGAGAGGAACAACCGGGGTCAACGTGATGATCGACGGCAAGATGAGCTATCTTTCGGGCAACCAGTTAGGCATATTGCTCAGGGGATTAAGCGCCGAAGACATTGACAAAGTGGAGCTCATCACCAACCCTTCCGCAGCTTATGATGCTGCCGGAAATTCGGGGATCATCAATATCGTTACCAAAAAGAACAGGGCCAGAGGGTATGCTTTGAGTTTAAAAAGTAGTGTGTCCAAAGGGAGGTCGTGGATGAACAACCAGAATATTTCGGGCAGTGTCAATAGCGAGCGATGGAATGCCTACGCCTCTTTCGATTACAACACGCCACATCGTTTTCGTAAAAGTAAAAGCGGAAATACCATTGTGGAGAACGAAGAGCAGATCATATTGAACAGGGAAAACCAAAACCCGTTCGACATCAATTTCTATACCTGGAAGGCCGGGGGCGACTGGCAATTTGCTCCCAAGCACCGGATCGGTGTGCATTATCACGGTTATTTTGATGATTTTACAAGTTACAAAACCTCGTCGATCCGCAAAGAACGGACGGACGGCAGCCTGTTTTCCGATGTGTATTCTACATATGACCTGGAGGAGCCCTATCATTACGACGCTATAAACATGGATTACCGGTTTGACATCGATACCACAGGAAAAAAAATAACCGCAGATGCCCGGTACATTTCGTATCGCAATTTTTCGGACGGATTGATGGAGGGAAAGCATTATGATGCCGAAGGGCAGTTGCTCCGTACCCATACCATGCGTATACATCAACCGGGTTTTATCAAAATAAAGTCGGTACAGGCCGATGCCGACCTGCCGTTCCCGGAAGTGGGCTTTAAGGCCGGATTAAAGTTTGCCAAGGCGAGCAATGACAACAATTTCCGTTCCGAAGAAAAAACAGGGGATGATTTTGTGGAGCTCCCCGAACTCACCAATCATTTTAAGTACAAGGAACAGATCAGTGCGGCTTATGTGTCGGCCTCCGGAACATTGGGGAACGCCGAGATTGAAGCCGGGATAAGGTTGGAGCACACCCGGGCGGAAGCATTGTTGCTGGACGGTTCGTTTGACAACGATTGGGAATATACCCGTTTGTTCCCCAATCTGTCTTTAGCCTATTATTTGGGCGATGACCACAAACTCGATCTGGCCGTCAGCCGGAGGATCAACCGCCCGTCGTATTCCAGCCTGAACCCCGTACGCTGGTATAACGACGAATACTTCTATTATTCCGGGAATCCGGAGCTTGTCCCCGAAATGGGATGGTTGTTTTCGGCTTCCTATACCTTCATGAAAAAATATATTCTTTCCGCCGAATACAGCAAACGCAACAATTATATTTCATACAATTTGTCTTACGATGATAACGGAGTGACGGTCAGAAGCCGGAGCGCCAATTTCAGTCACTTCGACCGGGTAGACTTTAACCTGATCGCCCCTTTTCCGATTGCTGATTTTTGGGAAATACAATTTTTCGGCGGACTCAACTATACCACTTACCCGCTTTCGGAGGCGGGGAAGGAGCGCGACCTCGGCAAATGGGCCGCAACACTATCGGTACAGCAACAACTGAAATTCCTGGAACATTATTCGGCAGATATTTCTGTGAAATACACCACGGCCGAACTGCGCGGGGTGTATATGACCAAAGCGGTGTTTTTTACGGATCTCGGGATTAAACGTTCTTTTCTGGACGGTAAACTTGATGCTGTTTTTACACTGAGCGATGTTTTTAACGGTTACTGGATGTACGGAACCTCCCAGAGCAGCTTAACAGATTATTATTATGAAGACAAACCCGACTCCAGGAGGGTCGGGCTGACCCTTCGGTACCACTTTGGCGGAAACCTCATTAAGGAAAAGACAACGAAAACAGATGAGCAAAAACGTCTGTAAAAGAGCACAAAACAATAATTGAAAAATCAGAATTTATTGAATTCCATTGAATGGGCTTACATTTTACATCACAAAAATAAAATGACTGTTACCCCTTCAAACCTTGACAGTTGTATGCAATTAAAGCAAAAACTGTAACCAATCGGAAATTTTATAGTCTTATCCGTATAAAACTATAAAACAACAGACAGAATGAATCGAGTTATCCGCCCACAATTTTTAATACTGTTTTTGCTGATTTCATTTTCCTGTAAGACAAACAGGGATTCTACACCTCAAAACATAAACAAATTCCGGGAAGACCATCCTCAGTTTTCATCAAAATTTGAAACACGGCTAAAAGGCATCTTCAAAGAAAAAGAATTGTTTGGCGATTTTATTTTTGCTGTGGTTGATGAGAATGGATTGGCTTATTCATTTGCTTTTAACAGGGAGATTTTAAATGGCAAAGAATCGTCTCTTGACAATAATTCCCCCATTTATATTGCATCGGGCACCAAATCATTTACAGGGACATTACTCAAAATATTAGAACAAAAAAAAATACTGGAATTAAACAAATCACTTCATGATTACCTTCCTCAACTAAATTATAATGACAGTATAGACACAGAGAACATTACCATTAAAAGCCTTTTAAACCACACTCACGGGACATTTAGTACAAGTATGACATGGAAAACAGCCTTTTTGGGATATAGTGGTAAAAATGAAGAATTGATCAACGATCTGAATACCGACTTTCTTCTTGACCCATCAGGTAAATTTCGATATTCAAATGTCGGTCCGATCATTGCCGGTATGGTGGTGGAAAACGTAACGGGAAAAACGTGGAAATCAGAAATGAAAGACTATATTTTCACACCTTTAAAAATGGAAAACACAAGTGCGAATGTCAGTGATTATAAACTAAGAGACATTCGTCCGTCACTTACTGTTTCCAATGAAAAAGGAGTCATTGAAAAGGGTTTTTATAAAAATGATATCACAATGCATGCAGCAGGAGGAATAATTTCAACTGTAAACGACCTTTCAAAATGGTTAAGCACAAACATTGGAGAAGGCACTGTTTTACTGAATAAAAATTCCTGGTCGGAACTTCACACATCAACCACATCACAAGACAGGGAATATTTCACTTACCATCGCTCGGGCTATAGTTTAGGTTGGGACGTTGCTGAATATCAGAATGAAAAAATACTGACACGTTTTGGAGGTTTGGCGGGGATCAGTTTTCATATGTCATTTATGCCGGAGAAAAAAGTTGGAGTTATTGCTTTTTCGAATGACAACAGAGCTTATCTGTTGCCTCATTTAATGGCCGATTATGCGTACAATCTGATAAATACGTTACCGGCCGACAGTATTTTCAGGAGTGAAAAACCAAAATTTGATAAAAGTTTTGAAAGGGAGAATGAAATCGCATACCCTAAAGATTCGCAAATTCTAACCGCAAGCAATGATAACGATAAGATAGCGGGCGCATATCAAAATGCGGAAAATTGGCCGGCCATTTCCATTGACAAAAAGGACGATTACTACATATTTAACTGGGGCATATTAAAGGGTAAAATATATAAAAACGAAGAAAACGGCTACTTTAGTAATCTGGGCGTTTTAACGCGCGACTTTGAAATAACGAATGACACTCTTTTGACGGGGTCATTGATTTATAAAAAAGCGAAGGAATAAAAAACGTACACAATATAGGCTGTTAATTAATTGTTCTCGCATTTTCTGGTCGGCGTGTACTTGTAAAATTAAGTGCTAACTCAGGCAACAATTCATGGCCAAAATCATTGGTAGTAATTCGGCATTCAAATAAAATTTATCTTCAGAATATTAAAAAGCAGTGTAACAAATTTTCATTTAAGTTGTCTTTAGTTTAATTAACAGCTTAAATCGAATGAAAAATGAATAAGTCCCGGATTACATTAGTAATAATTTTAACAGTACTTTTTTCCACGCATAGTTATGCTACATGGTCTATCATCGCGGTAGACCGGAGCACAGGTGAAATAGGTATTGCAGGCGCTTCCTGTACTTTTGATGTGTCCGGAATAGCTTCAATCGTTCCGGGAAAAGGAGCCATCGTGGTTCAGGCCGGAAGTGATTATTTTGCACGAATGAAAGGCGTGGAATTAATGAACCAGGGAAAAGCCCCCGAAGAGATATTGATGGCCATGAAAGATGAAAAATTCAATCCCGAAAGACAACAATACGGGGTAATTTTATTAAACACCGGCACAAGTCCTCTTATTTATTCCGGTACCGAAATCAGGGATTGGAATGGCGAAAAGGCGGGCATCGATTTTGCCGTTATGGGCAATATCCTTCCGGGGGAACAGGTCGTTTTAAACGCTTACAAG contains the following coding sequences:
- a CDS encoding outer membrane beta-barrel family protein translates to MKFSFYLLLNLLLLSHTATAQQKKVTGMVSDAQGRPLPGATVIVKESTNGTQTDFDGNYAIDVTDGAVLVFSYIGMSTVEIEVKESSRIDVVLREDTQKLDEVVVTFKEPLVEAGKGKVTFNVASSATSSGVSSFDLLKKIPGVSIGQSDEIVLRGTTGVNVMIDGKMSYLSGNQLGILLRGLSAEDIDKVELITNPSAAYDAAGNSGIINIVTKKNRARGYALSLKSSVSKGRSWMNNQNISGSVNSERWNAYASFDYNTPHRFRKSKSGNTIVENEEQIILNRENQNPFDINFYTWKAGGDWQFAPKHRIGVHYHGYFDDFTSYKTSSIRKERTDGSLFSDVYSTYDLEEPYHYDAINMDYRFDIDTTGKKITADARYISYRNFSDGLMEGKHYDAEGQLLRTHTMRIHQPGFIKIKSVQADADLPFPEVGFKAGLKFAKASNDNNFRSEEKTGDDFVELPELTNHFKYKEQISAAYVSASGTLGNAEIEAGIRLEHTRAEALLLDGSFDNDWEYTRLFPNLSLAYYLGDDHKLDLAVSRRINRPSYSSLNPVRWYNDEYFYYSGNPELVPEMGWLFSASYTFMKKYILSAEYSKRNNYISYNLSYDDNGVTVRSRSANFSHFDRVDFNLIAPFPIADFWEIQFFGGLNYTTYPLSEAGKERDLGKWAATLSVQQQLKFLEHYSADISVKYTTAELRGVYMTKAVFFTDLGIKRSFLDGKLDAVFTLSDVFNGYWMYGTSQSSLTDYYYEDKPDSRRVGLTLRYHFGGNLIKEKTTKTDEQKRL
- a CDS encoding ABC transporter permease encodes the protein MKLLFINFTRSNNVKIGLSFIILAGVISLLVGKQHIEKINRSVDETARYQQEHIERHAEYNKDDLGLMLYYIKFSLVNSTPALNALSIGQRDVNPSVKSVTIRTLEAQKYDADLNNPYNLLIGNIDFSFVLIFLFPLLIISFTYNLVSEEKESGIWKIIAVQSKNPLGFVLKAFGVRLLVTIGGLLLLYAIAVPVLGIAPDADLGKFFLASVLYILVWFAICFFVVSLQKSSSFNAIILLTIWILLVFVLPAAINNDLQNRYPLPEALETTVKQRKGYHEKWDMDKELTMDKFYAHYPQFKKYALPEGDFSWLWYYAMQQMGDDEVSEQSAALRKKLGQRNTAASRIAQFIPTLHLQLSLNDIAKSGLDNQLRFLDETGRFHERLKLHFYPKIFGGAPVTSENWDDFKVEVFSDETTLSRTRLYTPLLIFIVVFNILGWFIFKKRLHRL
- a CDS encoding serine hydrolase domain-containing protein: MNRVIRPQFLILFLLISFSCKTNRDSTPQNINKFREDHPQFSSKFETRLKGIFKEKELFGDFIFAVVDENGLAYSFAFNREILNGKESSLDNNSPIYIASGTKSFTGTLLKILEQKKILELNKSLHDYLPQLNYNDSIDTENITIKSLLNHTHGTFSTSMTWKTAFLGYSGKNEELINDLNTDFLLDPSGKFRYSNVGPIIAGMVVENVTGKTWKSEMKDYIFTPLKMENTSANVSDYKLRDIRPSLTVSNEKGVIEKGFYKNDITMHAAGGIISTVNDLSKWLSTNIGEGTVLLNKNSWSELHTSTTSQDREYFTYHRSGYSLGWDVAEYQNEKILTRFGGLAGISFHMSFMPEKKVGVIAFSNDNRAYLLPHLMADYAYNLINTLPADSIFRSEKPKFDKSFERENEIAYPKDSQILTASNDNDKIAGAYQNAENWPAISIDKKDDYYIFNWGILKGKIYKNEENGYFSNLGVLTRDFEITNDTLLTGSLIYKKAKE
- a CDS encoding DUF1028 domain-containing protein is translated as MNKSRITLVIILTVLFSTHSYATWSIIAVDRSTGEIGIAGASCTFDVSGIASIVPGKGAIVVQAGSDYFARMKGVELMNQGKAPEEILMAMKDEKFNPERQQYGVILLNTGTSPLIYSGTEIRDWNGEKAGIDFAVMGNILPGEQVVLNAYKAFNENRDKPLAERLMLALKAGEEAGGDKRCETQYARSAFIMVYKPQDEAILKLAVQGIKKGGKPAVTLLNQQFAFWRKEEGEKGSRSNVVE